The segment CCAAGTGTAAGACGATTCTGCGGGTTCCAAAAGGCAAAGGAAAAATCTTGGTTACATGCCCCAAATGTAAAACAAAGTTTACTACAAAGAAATAAGAAAAATAGTGTTTAGCAAAACTTAATGCAATAGGGAGAGGTTAGCTGTAGATGAGACTAATTAAGAAGTTATCAGGGAAAATTTTATATGCAATAGCTAGGACATTATCTATAATAATGGAAATTTTAATACAGCTAATAGAAACTGTAGTGTTATTTGTAAGAAGTGTATTTAAAGGTTGTGTAGCTTTAATAAGTATGGGTGGTTGTTTATTGTTTTTCTTGATTGTTGGTCCTTTGGGTTTTAGGATATTAATGGATCCTGTTACGCTATATACTATATTGTTCTTATTAATATTGTCAACAATTGGTGTTAAATTTGTATATTATTTGAAGTATCTAAAATTTATTACAACCGGATTTCTATTTAATCTTGCCAATTACCTTATGGATGGGATGAATTATCAATATAAATCTTTAAGTGAATACAAAGTGGCTTACAAAAAAGCAGAAGAGGAAAGGAAAAGAAGAGAACAACAACGTTATTATGAGCAGCAAAGACAATGGGGAGAACGAATTAAACAACAATGGCATCAACAAAATTCCCAAAGATGGCAAGGTAGCAACGGTGATTATGGTGGCCAGGGTAGTTTCCAGTATGGTTATTTAAATCCGAGTGCTGAGTTTAAAAATAAGTATGAAAGAAGTTCTGATGTTTTAGGTGTGTCATATGATGTAGATAAAAATCAAATTAAATTGGCATATAGAAGAAAGGCAAAAGAGTATCATCCAGATCTGAACAAAGTTCCAGGTGCAACAAAGATGTTTCAAGAAATCAATGATGCATATGAGTTTTTGAATGATGATAATATACAAAGGTATAAAAATGTTCAAAAGAATGAATAAACGGAAAATTTGGCGGTTGGGGTGATTCACCTTAACCGGTTTTTTTATAATAGTTATATTTGTTGTGATGTTGCAATTAACGGTAAACAATCAAGAGGTATTAAAGGGGTATGTTTGTTATTAAAGAGTATCTTGTCGAAGATAGTGATAAATCGAAGGGGAGAAGAAGGAGAATCAAAAACTACAAAGAATATAGGATATGCAAGATAATGGAAAATGTGAATAAGATAGACTAAAAAGTAGTTTTAATTTTTAGGAGTGATTATACAATGAAGGCCTTAGTAAAAAAATATTCAAAGCCTGGTCTTTGGTTGGATGAAGTAGAAATACCTAAGGTTGGTAAAAATGATGTATTGGTAAAAATAAAGAAAACAGCAATCTGTGGGACAGATGTTCATATTTATCAATGGGATGAGTGGTCACAAAAAACTATACCAGTACCAATGATCATAGGCCATGAATTTGTGGGTGAAGTAGTGGACTTTGGGGAAAATGTACATGATGTAGAAATCGGTGAAATTGTATCAGGTGAAGGACATGTGGTTTGTGGACAATGTCGTAATTGTTTGGCTGGCAGACGCCATCTCTGTAATAAAACTAGTGGGATAGGTGTCAATCGCCCTGGTGCATTTGCAGAATACCTGTCCATACCAGTAACCAACATATGGCGCTGTGATCCAAAAATTCCTCTAGATGTGCTGGCTTGTTTTGATCCATTTGGTAATGCAGTACATACTGCCCTTAGCTTTGATGTTCTAGGTGAGGATGTTTTAATAACAGGTGCTGGACCCATTGGAATTATGGCAGTAGCAGTAGCCAAACATGCTGGTGCACGATACATCGTGGTTACAGATGTGAATGAATATCGTTTGGATTTGGCTAGAAAAATGGGAGCCACCAGAACTATCAATATCAAGGAAAGTAGTATTGAACAAGCCTTTAAAGATTTAGGTATGAAAGAAGGTTATGATGTTGGTATGGAAATGTCGGGCAACGCCTCAGCTTTTCAAAATCTTATCCAAAATATGTGCCATGGGGGTAAAATTGCAGTCCTAGGGATTCAA is part of the Desulfitibacter sp. BRH_c19 genome and harbors:
- a CDS encoding molecular chaperone DnaJ, with protein sequence MRLIKKLSGKILYAIARTLSIIMEILIQLIETVVLFVRSVFKGCVALISMGGCLLFFLIVGPLGFRILMDPVTLYTILFLLILSTIGVKFVYYLKYLKFITTGFLFNLANYLMDGMNYQYKSLSEYKVAYKKAEEERKRREQQRYYEQQRQWGERIKQQWHQQNSQRWQGSNGDYGGQGSFQYGYLNPSAEFKNKYERSSDVLGVSYDVDKNQIKLAYRRKAKEYHPDLNKVPGATKMFQEINDAYEFLNDDNIQRYKNVQKNE
- the tdh gene encoding L-threonine 3-dehydrogenase (converts threonine and NAD to 1,2-amino-3-oxobutanoate and NADH; functions in threonine catabolism), producing MKALVKKYSKPGLWLDEVEIPKVGKNDVLVKIKKTAICGTDVHIYQWDEWSQKTIPVPMIIGHEFVGEVVDFGENVHDVEIGEIVSGEGHVVCGQCRNCLAGRRHLCNKTSGIGVNRPGAFAEYLSIPVTNIWRCDPKIPLDVLACFDPFGNAVHTALSFDVLGEDVLITGAGPIGIMAVAVAKHAGARYIVVTDVNEYRLDLARKMGATRTINIKESSIEQAFKDLGMKEGYDVGMEMSGNASAFQNLIQNMCHGGKIAVLGIQQPDTIIDWNTLVFNGLTIKGIYGREMYETWYKMTSMIQSGLDITPVITHHFHYTDYQKAFETMASGQSGKVILEWS